The following coding sequences lie in one Arachis hypogaea cultivar Tifrunner chromosome 4, arahy.Tifrunner.gnm2.J5K5, whole genome shotgun sequence genomic window:
- the LOC112795287 gene encoding disease resistance-like protein CSA1, with amino-acid sequence MSQLKFLNFDFLRAHIHINIPSTLKVLHWELCPLETLPLVDQRYELVEIKISWSNIVQLWHGFKFLEKLKHLDLSCSGLEQTPDLSGVPVLETLDLSCCHCLTLIHPSLICHKSLLVLNLWECTSLETFPGKLEMSLLKELNLCDCKSFMSPPEFGECMTKLSRLYFQDMTISELPISLGSLVGLSELDLRGCKKLTCLPDSIHELESLRILRASWCSSLCDLPHSVSVIPFLSILDLRDCCLTEESFPCDFGQFPSLTDLDLSGNHFVNLPISIHELPKLKCLSLNGCKRLQSLPELPSSIRELKAWCCDSLDTRSFNNLSKACSVFASTSQGPGEVLQMVIPGANIPSWLVHRQESNCLSVPFPHHCHPSERLGIALYFIVRPSERWFSSSLRLAVGNGDRVITSSIPIWYHQGYHLCMFCMTNDCLSDQETRKAIHFELSFEYINVEYPPEILSSAACWVHTDEIEHLNKGETERPNKKRQKMLEEKH; translated from the exons ATGAGTCAGCTAAAATTTCTCAACTTTGATTTTTTGAGAGCTCATATTCATATCAATATTCCAAGTACCTTAAAAGTTCTTCACTGGGAACTTTGTCCACTGGAGACCTTGCCCCTTGTGGATCAAAGATATGAACttgttgaaattaaaataagTTGGAGTAACATTGTACAACTTTGGCATGGATTTAAG TTTCTAGAGAAGTTGAAGCACTTGGATCTAAGCTGTTCAGGCTTGGAGCAAACACCAGATCTTTCAGGGGTTCCTGTTCTTGAAACACTTGATCTTTCATGTTGTCACTGCCTAACACTTATTCACCCCTCTCTCATATGCCACAAAAGCCTTCTTGTGTTGAATTTGTGGGAGTGCACAAGTCTTGAAACTTTTCCAGGTAAATTAGAGATGAGTTTGCTCAAGGAACTGAATCTTTGTGACTGTAAGAGTTTCATGAGTCCTCCTGAATTTGGAGAGTGCATGACAAAGTTATCAAGACTTTATTTTCAGGACATGACTATATCTGAACTACCCATATCACTTGGATCTTTAGTTGGCCTATCTGAATTGGACTTAAGAGGTTGCAAAAAGCTTACTTGCCTTCCTGACAGTATTCATGAATTAGAGTCCCTCAGAATTCTGCGTGCTTCTTGGTGCTCAAGTCTTTGTGATTTGCCACATTCTGTGTCAGTTATACCTTTTTTAAGCATCCTTGACTTACGAGATTGTTGTCTAACTGAGGAGTCGTTCCCTTGTGATTTCGGACAGTTTCCATCGCTGACGGATTTGGATTTATCAGGCAACCATTTTGTTAATTTGCCAATAAGTATCCATGAACTTCCCAAGCTTAAATGTCTTAGCCTAAATGGTTGCAAAAGGCTTCAAAGTTTGCCGGAGCTTCCTTCAAGTATAAGAGAACTGAAAGCATGGTGTTGTGATTCACTGGACACACGCAGTTTCAATAATTTATCAAAGGCATGTTCTGTTTTTGCATCAACTAGCCAAGGCCCTGGTGAGGTCTTGCAAATGGTGATTCCAGGGGCGAATATTCCATCATGGCTTGTTCATCGACAAGAAAGTAACTGCTTATCAGTCCCATTCCCACATCATTGTCATCCAAGTGAAAGGCTAGGAATTGCTTTATATTTCATAGTGCGGCCTTCCGAACGCTGGTTTTCCTCCTCACTCCGTTTGGCCGTTGGCAATGGTGATAGAGTCATAACCAGCAGCATTCCTATTTGGTATCATCAAGGCTATCACCTGTGTATGTTCTGTATGACCAATGATTGTTTAAGTGATCAAGAAACTCGGAAAGCCATTCATTTTGAGCTGTCATTTGAATATATCAATGTTGAATATCCCCCAGAAATACTGAGCTCTGCTGCATGTTGGGTGCATACCGATGAAATTGAGCATTTAAACAAAGGGGAAACTGAGAGGCCCAACAAGAAAAGACAAAAGATGCTAGAAGAGAAGCATTAA
- the LOC140184238 gene encoding disease resistance protein Roq1-like produces the protein MSHEVVKYTGGLPLALKVLGSYLYGRNVSAWHSAVKKLRSVPDAKILETLRISYDGLDSMQKEIFLDIACFFKGKPKDKVLDLFEKRGYNPQIEIDVLIERSLVTVKQDIDVFKKKFDVLEMHDLLQEMGRSFVIQESPNYPSKRSRLWSPEDLDLMLTQNKVCANSFTILRCSSTLFVFQLAP, from the coding sequence ATGTCCCATGAAGTGGTCAAATATACTGGTGGTCTTCCATTGGCACTTAAGGTTTTAGGTTCTTATCTTTATGGAAGAAATGTCAGTGCTTGGCATAGTGCTGTCAAAAAATTAAGAAGTGTTCCGGATGCCAAAATTCTTGAAACACTAAGAATAAGTTATGATGGTTTGGATTCCATGCAAAAGGAAATATTTTTAGATATAGCCTGCTTTTTTAAGGGAAAGCCTAAAGACAAAGTATTAGATTTATTTGAAAAGCGCGGTTATAATCCACAAATTGAAATTGATGTTTTGATTGAGAGGTCTTTGGTTACAGTAAAGCAGGACATAGATGTGTTTAAGAAAAAGTTTGATGTGTTGGAAATGCATGATTTGCTTCAAGAAATGGGGAGAAGCTTTGTCATTCAAGAATCTCCAAATTATCCTAGTAAACGTAGTCGATTGTGGTCTCCAGAGGACCTTGATCTCATGCTTACACAAAACAAGGTATGTGCCAACTCTTTCACAATTCTAAGGTGTTCTAGCACTTTATTTGTATTTCAACTTGCTCCATAA